One part of the Leptolyngbya sp. FACHB-261 genome encodes these proteins:
- a CDS encoding DUF3153 domain-containing protein, whose amino-acid sequence MTDPVYWPNSLEGELSVSSRSLKSNRRRHNPLAQGWRWLKLTPILLLILLSLLLGGCVQADLGIEFYGTAGGRIVEHVRLSERLINLNGSSARQLLDDLQSQVRSAGGRSQRLSERELELTLPFRNGPDLKAKLEPLLDRALAGLLSSSGTRAVGSIGSVPRSHVELRSANLILATLNHLDFDLDLRQLGVATSDGALLLTPGTLVDLEFKLSTPSGAQSAQSDQTDSDGRQLVWTLTPGSMNHLEADFWLPSPLGIGAVVIAGLMGAGYALKRRLTSNTVAA is encoded by the coding sequence ATGACGGACCCGGTGTACTGGCCGAATTCCCTGGAAGGAGAACTCAGTGTGTCCAGCCGAAGCCTAAAGTCTAATCGCCGCCGCCACAACCCATTGGCTCAGGGATGGCGCTGGCTCAAGCTGACGCCGATTCTGCTGCTGATCCTGTTGAGCTTGCTACTGGGAGGCTGTGTCCAGGCTGACCTGGGCATTGAGTTCTACGGGACGGCGGGCGGCAGGATCGTTGAACATGTGCGTTTGAGCGAACGTCTGATTAACCTCAATGGCAGTAGCGCCCGCCAGCTTTTAGATGATCTGCAAAGCCAGGTGCGTTCGGCCGGAGGTCGCAGTCAGCGCCTGAGTGAGCGTGAGCTGGAATTGACCCTGCCTTTTCGCAATGGTCCTGATCTGAAGGCCAAGTTGGAGCCTCTGTTGGACCGCGCGCTGGCCGGTCTGCTCAGCTCGTCTGGAACCCGCGCTGTTGGCTCGATTGGATCAGTGCCTCGGTCCCATGTGGAGTTGCGCTCGGCTAACTTAATCCTGGCAACGCTTAACCATCTCGACTTTGACTTAGATTTGCGGCAGCTCGGGGTGGCCACGTCAGATGGTGCATTGCTGCTAACGCCAGGAACGTTAGTGGATTTAGAGTTCAAATTGAGCACTCCTTCAGGGGCGCAGAGTGCCCAGTCGGACCAAACTGACTCAGATGGACGTCAGCTTGTTTGGACTCTGACGCCGGGAAGTATGAATCACTTAGAAGCTGACTTCTGGCTTCCCAGCCCGTTGGGGATAGGTGCAGTTGTGATTGCAGGTTTGATGGGTGCCGGATATGCGCTCAAGCGTCGATTAACATCCAATACAGTAGCCGCTTGA